GACAAATTCTTCTTTTGTTATCCAATGTTTATTATTAATTATTTCGTTGTTTATTATTGCTGCAATTCCATTACCGCCTCCGAAATTTAATAATCCGATTTTTAAGAATGTAATGAATAAATTTATTAAAATCAACCGATATCCTTTTTCTATTTAGTTAATATTTTTTTTATTGTTATATATTTAAATGTGTATACTAAAAAGAAAATTAACAATATGTATGATATTTTTATTTTTAATTTAAAAATTGCAAAAATTACAAGAAAACATATTGTCCATTTTATTATAGAATCATTTAGCATTTTTTTGGAAAATTTTAAAACAACGGTTATCATTATGATAATTGAAGATATTTTTGCACCTTCGAGAAATTTTTTAACATGTATGCTATCTGGTACTAATTTTAGATAAAGGAAAACCATTATTATTGCAATAATGGAAGGCAAAATTCCTGCAACAACGAGCAAAAGTGCGCATGGAAAACCTCCAAATTTTCTTCCTACTAGGAACACAAAATTAATCGCTGTAACTCCAGGAATAACATTTGATGTTGCTAGTATTTTGTTAAAATCGTCCTCAGATATTATTTTTCTTTTTTTAACAAATATTTTTTTAAGCTCAGATATAATTATTAATCCTCCGCCAATTGTAAGTGTTGTTGTTTTAAAGACAAGTAAAAACAAGTCCAGAATTTCATATATTTTTTTTTGTTTCTTTTTATACATTTGTTTTGTCAAATTTAGTAAAAACCTTTGGATACTAATTTTATCACAAATATTGTTGTAATGTTCATTTTGTTGTTGAGCGGCAGTAATGAAAATATGCTTTATTGTGTCTTTAAAATATTGAGTCATTGTTTTAATTAGGGTTTTTATTGGAAGGCTTGTTTGTTTTTTGTGCTATAATTCAATTAATTTATGTAAAGCCCGGAAGGAAAGTTTAATTTGTTTAAGGAGTTTTTTATATTTCAAGATTATTTTAATTATATTATTGAGGGCGTGGTAGGTTATGGTCTAAAAGTTTCGATTGCTATAGTGCTATGGTATTTTTTAAAGTTAATAGTTAGTAAAATGGGAAAAATTTTATTTAAAACTTTAGAAAAGTCCAGATTAGAGGAAAAGTTAGAAGTTACAGTTTTTAACTTTTTAAAATCTTTTTTTAAAATATTAACAGACTTTGTTATTGTTTTAATAATATTGCCATATCTTGGGGTGCCTACAACATCTATTATTGCTGTATTTGGATCATTAGGGCTTGCCATTGGGCTTGCTGCTCAGAATATTCTATCTAATTTTGTTAGTGGATTTATTGTTTTGAATTCTAAGTTTTTTAAGTGTGGAGATCATATTCAATGTGGAGATGTTGAAGGTTTGGTTGCAGATGTCCAAATTTTTTTTACTACACTTGAAACATTTAACAAAGAAATTATTAAAATTCCAAACAGTAAGCTTACATCCAATTTTGTTGTTAATTTTTCGTCATGTACTAGAAGAAGAGTTGTGTTTTCTTTTCAAGTTCCCTATGATACGAATATTGGTTTATTAAAGGATAAAATAGAGGATTTAATGATTTTCAATAATAAGAAATTTAATGTTGAGCTTTGTGCTCCTACTCTTATTGTTAAAAAATACACTCCTTATTATATAGTTTTGCAAGTTCGATTTTTTGTTAATACAGAGGTTTTTTGGGATTTTCAATATTTTGTTGGTGAGTCTATTCAAAATGTTTTATTGGATATGAAAATTAAGGTTCCAATTTGTTTTGTGCCTTTTGATAAGCTGTATTAATGATTTTTTCTTGCAATAATTTCTGAGTAATAGTTTTTAATTTTTTTTGTGAAAAAATAGCTTGAAAATTTAGTGGAGTGTTTTTTTGCATTTTCTTTAAATTTTTTTAGTATTTCATCATCTTTTATTACTTTGTCTATGTACCGAGATAAGTTTTCATATTTTTTTATTAAGAATCCGTTTATCCCCTCTTTTATTACGTCTTTATATATATAATCATTTATTAAAATAGCAGGTATTCCCGCGGTTAATGCTTCTATTACTGTCATTGGATATACTTCGCTTTTTGATAGGCTAGCAAAGATATCAGAAATTTTGTAGTAATAGTATATTTCTTCCCATGGAATTGTTCCTATTAGCAATATTTGTTTTTCAAGCCCATGTTTGATGCTAAAATTTTTTATTTCCTTTTCTTCACTTCCTTTACCAATAAGTATAAGCTTATAATTATTGTTTTGCATTAAAAGATCTTTTAAGTGTGTTACTAATAAATTTATATTTTTTTCTTTATTTATTCTTCCAACAAATATTATTATTTTGTCTGTTTGCTTTATATTGTGCTTTTTCAAAATTTCATCTTTTTTTTCTTTGCTTAGAGTTTTTATAAAAAGCTTTCTATCAACCCCATTTGGAATTATTTTATAGTTAGAAGAATTATTTGAAAGTTGGAAATATCTCTCTTTTGCTTTACTTGATGGGTAAATAAAATGTTTTATTTTATTATAATGTTTTCGCATCATTTTGTCGGGTTTGATAAAATATTTAAAAATTCCTAAGTAATGCAAATAATAATCCCACATTGTATGGCTTGTATGAACTATTGGTATGTTGTGTTTTAATGCAATTTGTTTTCCAATTTTTCCCATAGAAAATTCAGAGTGAGTATGAATGATGTCTGGTTTATAGCTTTGTATTATTTTGGATATTTTTCTTTTATTGGGAAAAGCTATTACAGCATCAAGTTTTTTATTTATTTGAATAGATGAGCATCTGTAAACGTTTTTTTCGTTTAAAGATTTTTTGGATTTTGGGCAAAATATGTAAACCTCATAGCCATTTTTTTCAAATCCCTCTTTAATTTGTTTTATTGATGTTGCTACTCCATTTTTTTCTGGGATATATGTATCTGTAAATATTGCGACTTTCATATTCTCCTCCTAGCTTAAGTATAATATATTTGCTACTTGGATTATAATTTACTTTAATGCAAGCGGTTTATTTATTGTTGGGTAATGAGCAAGGTTTAAAAGAAGCCTATTTAAAAGAGCTTTTAATTAAAATGGATGCTTTTAAATCCGAAGTTTCAGTTACTAAAATTTTTTTGTCAGAACTCTCAGCTGTAGGATTTGCTGAGAAATTATTTTCCAATTCTTTTTTTTCAAAAAAAGAAATTTTTATTGTTTATGAGTCTGAACTTTTAAAAGCAGGAAAAGATTTAGAGCTAGTGTGTAATTCAATCTTAAAGTCTAACAATAAAACTGTTATTTTTGTTTCCAATAGCAATACATGTAACATTGATTTTAAGAATAAGCTTAAGTTTATAAAAAAAGTTTTTTATGAGATTCCTGATGATGATAAATTTACATTTGTAAAAAGAAATTTTTTTAATCTTAATATTAAAATTACAGATTCTGCAATAAATTTAATGCTTTTAATGTTAAATTCAGATACTAAAATTTTGAAATTTTATATAGATTCTTTTGCGCTTTTTGCCAAGAATAATACCATTGAGGAGGAAGATATAGCTTCTTGGATTAGTTTTATTCGCTTTGAGAACACCTTTTCCTTATTTAATTCAATTTTGAGAAAAGATATGACTCAGTCTTTGATCAAGATTAAGTCTATTTTGGATCAGGGAGAAGATTTGCTTAATATTTTAATGAGTCTTATTTGGCAATTTAAAAGATTATTAAAGGTGCAAATAGATTATAATGCATATGGGAGCTTGCAGAGTGCATTGAATAAAAATAAAATCTTTTTTTCATTAAATAAAATTTATAGAGTAGGAATTAAAAATTATTCAATTCCAGAAATTAAAATTGTTTTGAAAATTTTATATAAGTTTGATTTATATTTGAGAATTTATTCTAAAAATATTCATCAAAATTTGTCATATTTTTTAATATTCTCAATTTTAAAGCTTAATAATAATTTTTTAATGCATTATTCTACAGAATCAAAATTTAATTTTTAATGTATGAAGCAAAAATTAAGTTGGATTTTATTATTTTGTTTTTTGTCTTGTAGATCTGAATCTAGATTGGCTGAAAATGTTTTAATAGAGTTTTTTGATTCTATTAAAAATTTTCAAAGCAGTCCTGAAATATTTTTTAATTATTTAAATATTCCAAGTGATGATGATCTGAAGGCAAAAATTCGTGGGTTGAAATCTCAGGCAAAGGATGATTTCATTTTTTATCCTTTGTTTTTTAATAATCTAAGATATGAGATAATAGGTAGAAAAAATATTTCTAAGGGCTTTGAATTTGAAGTTGTTATTAAAAATATTAACTTTCAAAACGGTATAGAAAAATTTTTGGCTAAATTAAATAAAATTGAAGGGAGATCTTTAAATATTAAAAATTTAGAAAAAAAAGAGCGTAAAAAAATATTTGACAATTTAATAAATGAAGTTATTGGAGAGTTGGATGATTTTGATTACACTGAAGTTGTTCATTTTTTTAGAGTAGTTAAGAGTTCTTCTGAAAGTTATAAAATAGAGCTTTTAGGAGATGTTTTAAATATACAGTCTAGAAATAAGCTTATTAATGATCTTTTTTTGGTTTTATCGCCTGGAATTTAAAATAGTGTTTTATTTTAAAAAATATTAATAAATAATAATCTAGTTTAAAATTTATTTATCTTGATTATTATTTTTTATGGAGTTCTCTTTTATTGCAAATTCTTTTATTCTTTTTGCAAGTTGCACGTTTACTTTTATTTTTTCTGAAATTTCGTTTTCACTTAAAGGCAATATATCTTTATAGGTTCCAATTGATTTTAATATTTTTTGGGCTGTTTTTTCTCCAATTCCGTGTATTTTTGTATACAATAGGGTTATTTTTTCTCTTCTTTTTTTGTTAAATCCGTTGGCCTTTCTGTGTGCTTCGTCTCTTACATTTTGCAGTATTCTAAGAGCAGGATGTCCTTGGGGTAGATTTATTCCTTTTTTGTTAGTTGTTAAGAATATTGTTTCTTGTTTTTTTGCCAACGAGCAGACTTTAACTTTGTTTTCTATTTTTAAGCCCTTTAAGATAGAAAGAGCGGCATTTAATTGTCCTTTGCCCCCGTCAATTAAAATTAAATTCGGTAGTTCTAAGTTGTTATTAATTATTTCTGAATATCTTCTTGATATTACTTCTTTTATTGCCTTAAAGTCGTCAATTTCTCCTTTTAATAGTGAATTTAGTTTGTAAAGCCTGTAGTTTTCTTTAAAAGGCATTCCCATTTTAAAAGTAACCATAGAAGCTACTGTTTCTTGACCTTTAAGATGAGCAATGTCAAATCCTTCAATTATTTTGGGAAGTTTGTCCATTTCTAAAACAATTTTCAAACTTTCAAGTGCTTTGGTGCTTTTATTCTCATATTCTCTTAAAGATAATTCAGCATTAGATATGGCCATTTCCATTATTTTTAAAATTTCTTCTGTTTCTTTGTAAATAATTTCTGTTTTTGTATTTTTAATTTCATTTATTAGTTTTTCAACATTTTTAGTGTCGATATCTTTGAGAAAAATATGAATTTTGTCTGGTACTATCATATTAATAGATGTGTAATATTGAATCAAAAATTGTAAAATCAGCTCATTTTCTTTGCATATACTCTCATCAAAGTTTGCATCTCTTTCAACTAATTTTCCATTTCTATATTTTAATACTATTATTGTATTTACATTTTCTCCTGGATGAACATGGACATAATCTATGTTTAAATTATTGGTTTTTGTAACGATTTGGATTTGATTAATTTCTATTAAAGAATTTCTAATTTCTTTTAATTTGATAGCGGTTTCAAAATCTTCTTTTTGTATGGCATGTTTTAATTTGATATCAATTTGACTTGATATTTCGGATATATTTCCATTTAGTATGGATTTTGCCTTATCTAGCTCTTTTTGATATTCTTTTTCAAGGTTTTCCTTGTAGCATACTCCAAGGCACTGTCCCATATGGTAATATAGGCAAGGAGCATTGGATTTTTTTTTACACTTTCTAATCTTAAATGTTTTGTTAATAAAATCTAGTACTTGATCTAATTTTTTTACATTGGTAAATGGTCCAAAATATTCGCTTTTGTCATTAATTATTTTTCTGGTTTTGAAAATTCTTGGATATTTTTCATGGGTTATTCTCACCATGGGGTAACCTTTTCCATCTTTTAATTTTACATTGTAATCAGGTTTGTGGGTTTTAATTAGATTGCACTCTAGAAGCAATGCTTCGTATTCGCTATTTGTTGTAATAACTTCTATTGATTTTACATTTTTCATTAATATTTTGATTTTGTGACTATTTTTTTCTAAAAAATAACTTTTTACTCTTGATCTTAGATTTTTTGCTTTTCCAATATAGAGTATTTTTTTATTTTCATTTAGCATCTTATAGCAACCGCTTGTGGTTGGTAATTTTATTACTTTTTCGAATAAATTTGTTAGGTTCTCTTTCATAATGTTAGGCAGTTTTTAGATTTTAAAAATCATCTTATGATATAATATTGTATCATAAGGCAGTTTGTTTTATGTTTTGAGGTATTTAAAAATATGGGTAATAACAAATAAAAGGTCAAAAATGAGATTAATTTTAATGCTCTTGCTAYCTTTTTTGTGCTTTTCTACTCTGTTATCTCAAGAATTGAAGTTGATACTTGATTCGAAAAAAAATTTTAAATTTATTCAAGATTTTAGCAATGTTACTTTTGAAAGGGATATGAGGGGTTTGCTTGGTATTTATTTGGATAGATATAAAGCTGTTTTAGATTTGAATAATATTGATTTGCGCTTAGAAATAGGAAGGGATAATAAATTAAAAGACACATCTTCAAATTATTTAGTTAGTGCAAAAAGTTTGAGAGTTTCAAATGAATTTCGTAATGTTTCTAATGGCTCTTTAATTTTTTATTCAAATCAAAATCCTGTTAAGTTTAAGCCACTTACAAAGAAAGCGTTCTTTTTTTCAGGCAATACTGTGTCTGATTTTACTATTAAGTTTTGGGTATATCGAACAACGTCTGTTACAGGAGAAATTATTTTTAGTTGGGATGGTTATAAAAAGATTAATAATTCGTGGGTAGATCAGTCTATTAGATTAGAAAGCGATGAGGGAAATTTTGTTTGGGTTTTAAACAATGTATTTTTAAAAGACAATAAAAATCCTATCAAAATTAGAATGAAAAGTAATGATGATTTTATTCCAAAGAAATGGCATTTGCATACTTTAAGATATAGGCAAAAGGACGGCATACTTGAATATTTGATAGATTCTAAACCTCAGGCAATAGAATATATAACAGATGATAAGAAGGAAGGATCAGGATATTTATTAAGTATTGGTAATTTTATTGATTTTACCTTAGGAACTTATTTTACTGGTGCGGTTGAGAATTTGGAAATACATAAAAGCTTTGAAGAGGTTAGTAGTGCTTTTTTCTCAAAGAATATGGGATACATTATTACAGAGCCTATTAAGCTTTCTAAATATTATTCTCAAGTGTTATCCTTTGATGTTGATTCTAATGTTCCTAAGGATACAGAGATTGTTTATTATTACAGATTAGATAATAAGGTATTTTATGATACAGATAGTCATGGGAATATTAAAAAAAATTTAACTGGGGCATGGATTCATTTTGATCCTAAAAAAGATTTTCCAGATTCAAAGATATCAAAATATATTCAAATAAAAGTTGAATTTTATCCTAGTGGAGATTCTGTAAGTAGTCCTTCTCTTTATAGTATGTCAATTACTTACGTTCCTGAAGCAGCTCCATTTCCTCCTGTGATAACAAAAGTTATTCCAGGTTCCAGAGAAGTTTTTATTGAATGGATTCCTGTTGTTAATAGCAGTGTTGAGGGGTATTACATTTATATTGGTGTTGTTTCTGGTAATTATCATGGAAAAACCGGCGGCGGTGTTTTAACTTCTCCTATTGATGTTGGAAATCAAACTTCTTTTAAGATTACAGGACTTGAAGACGGAAGACTTTACTATATTAGTATTGCCGCTTACAATTTGGATAAAAGTGTTAATAAGACTTCTTTTTCAAAGGAAATTTCTGTAAGGCCTATGGAGATTTTTAAAAAATATGAATAACTTTAGTTTTGAGAAGGCTTTAAATTTTTATAAAAATGGTGATTTTAAAAGCTCTCTTGATAATTTAGATGTTTTTGATGAGAATTTTGATTCTCTTGCACTTAAAGCGCTTATTTATTTCAAGAAAAAGGATTATAAGGCTCTTTTATATGTTTTAAATACTTATCCTGTTGTTTTGAGCGAATATAATTTTTTAGTTAAACTTATAGATTATGGCAAAATTGAAAAAAATAAAGATGATTTAGGTCCTTTTGAGAATTATAATTTAGGTGTTTTTTATTTTAATTTAAAAGAATATAAACTTGCTTTAAGTTGTTTTTTAAAAGCTAAAGAGCAAAAATCTGATTTTGTACAAGCTTTAAACAATAGTGCTGTCTTATTCGAAATGTTGGATAACAAAGACGAGGCTTTAAAATTATTTTTTGAGGCTAGAGATTTGGATCAAAACAATTCTCTAGTTAAGCTTAATATTTGGATTTTAAAAAATAGTGCATCTCTTCAAGCAGCAAGCTTTTTAAAAGTAGATAAAATTTTTTTTGATGCCAATCTTGCTCTTGTTGTTAATTATTTAATGTATTATTTTTATTCTATTGGGGAAATAAGCAGAGCAATTAGGCTTTCTGAGAAATTTTTAACAGACTCTCATTATTCTAAATATATTTGGCACAATAGGGCAACTATTTTTCATAAAATAGGCAACATGACTCAAGCCACAACATCTTATGTTAAAGCTATTTTAAATTTTCCTAATATTTATACGATCTACAATATGCATATTGCAACAGTTGAGCTTTTAAAATTTTCTCCTAAAAAGTCTATTGAGAGAATGGTTAATGATTATTCTAACTTAGATTTGATATATTTATATGCAACCTTATTTTTTCTTAGAAATCGTGATCTTGAGGATGCCTATTTTTATATGAAAAAACTTTGTGAGCTTAATCCAGAGCCTTATTCAAAATTTTTAAAATTGCTTGAGTCCAGCGAGGATATGTTAATTGAAACTCTGCTTGAAGAATTTGCAGTATCTTTAAGAGTAAATTGGTATTTAGAGTATTTATTTTTTATTGACAATTCTTTAAATTTGAGAGATCCTATTTTTGTTTTTGATCACAATATAAGAGTAAATACGTATATTTGGAGAATTAAAGATGAGTGCATTGAATTAAAATTTAGCAACAATGAGGAAAAAATGGTTCAAGAAATCTTGCATGAAGAATGTATTTTGCCCGAAATTGACATTTCTATTGGGGATTTTCAAAATTTAATAGAAGCTTATAAAGAGTTTAGAATAAATTACTAATAATTTATAATTTATTTGGTTGACAATAATAATATCTCTAAGATAATATGTATTAATGTTATAGGAGAGATGCCAGAGTGGCCGAATGGGGCTTCCTGCTAAGAAGTTGTCCTTTTAAAAGGGGACCATGGGTTCGAATCCCATTCTCTCCGTAATTATTTAAATATTGACAGCGTGTATTTTATTTATTAAAATTTGTTTTAACTCTGGAGAGGTGGCAGAGTGGTTTAATGCTACGGTCTTGAAAACCGTTGTAGGTGTAAGCCTACCGTGAGTTCGAATCTCACCCTCTCCGTAATTATCATTTAATTTTAAGTATTAAGATTAAGACTGAGAGTGAAGGTTTTTGTTTGGTTGATATTCATTTTCTGTGTTTTCATGTATGGGGAATTGAAACTCAATTTTATCGCAGCCATTACAATCATTTGAGAATGGATTATAAAAAACTATAATTTGGTTATTTTTAAAATAATATTTATATCTTGGAAAGATTGTTGTGAATTTTTTTTCCAATTCTTTTTGACTGTGTTTTCCTTTAACATAAAAATCTTTAATTCTACTATTTAGCTGTTCTTTTAATACGTTTATTAGAGAGTCTAGCTGATCTTTTGATATTATTTCTGAAATTTCTATTTTTTTGTTTCCTTTTAGGTTTAAAGAATAATATTTCAAGAAAGTGCTTGATTCTTTTTCTCTGAAAGATTCTTTGTATAAAATAGATGTAATGCCAATATTTTCATTTTTAAATATTGTAAAATTGGAAAAATAAAAATATTCATTTTTTGAGTTTTCGGGGTTTGATATTTTATTTTCGATGTCTTTTTTCCATTTTTTTATAAGATTTTCAAATTCAAAGTTTGCATTTTCCATAAAAGGAATTTTTGCATCTATATGGAGAATATTATTGTTTTGCAGTATTTCATTTTCTTTGATATTTTTAGTTTTAATTTCAAATTCGGAATTAACTTTACTTGAGACTGATTTAGAGCATGATAGAATAGATAATATTGAAAGAAAAATGATTATTCTAGTTTTCACAATTTCTCCATTTTCTATTGAATGTTTTTATTGTAATAAATAGTAATTTTTATTACAATAAAAACTAATTATTTGTGTCCATAGCTCAGTTGGATAGAGCGTTAGATTGCGATTCTTAAGGTCGGAGGTTCAAGTCCTCTTGGACACGAAAAGTTTGTTAGTTTGGAGAGATGGCCGAGTGGCTTAAGGCGCACGCTTGGAAAGCGTGTATACAGTAAAATGTATCATGGGTTCGAATCCCATTCTCTCCGATTCCTAGGACCCGTACTATCAAGTATTGCTGAATCCCGTCAGGACTGGAAGGTAGCAGCGGTAAGCGATTTTTTTGATGAGTACGTAAGTCTTAGGTTTAATTTTGAACCCAAATGCAATGTTTTGCTTTATGTTAAGATATGGATTTGTCTTTTTGTAACTTTCAATTTTATTATATTTTTTATGTTTCATAAAATTCTTTTAAAGTAATAGCTCTGAGATATAAATATGTTGTATAGTATATATTTACTAATATTTTACTTATTAAAGCATAGGGAGGTAAAAAGTTAATGGCGTCTTCAAGAGGCACTGCTCTTAAGAAACGCCCCAGAGATTTCAACTCTCTTGAAGGGCAAGACTTTGTTGTTGAAACTCTAAAGCATTCTATAGAGAAAAATAAAATAGCTAATGCTTATATCTTTTCAGGGCCAAGAGGCGTTGGTAAAACTTCATCAGCCAGGGCTTTTGCCAGATGCTTAAATTGCAGGAATGGTCCAACAGTTATGCCATGTGGGGAGTGCAGCAATTGTAAATCTATTGAGAATGATAGCAGCCTTGATGTTGTTGAAATTGATGGTGCCTCAAACACTTCGGTTCAAGATATTAGGCAAATTAAAGAAGAGATAATGTTTCCTCCTGCAATTTCTAAATATAGAATATATATTATTGACGAAGTTCATATGCTTTCCAATTCTGCTTTTAATGCTCTTTTAAAGACAATTGAAGAGCCTCCAAATTATATTGTTTTTATTTTTGCCACTACAGAGTCACACAAGCTTCCAGAGACAATAAAAAGCAGATGTCAACATTTTAGTTTTAAACTTTTATCTTTAGATAAGATTTACAATATGCTTAAGAAAGTTTGTTTAGAGGATGATATTAAATATGAAGATGAAGCTTTAAAATGGATTGCATATAAAAGTAGTGGTAGCGTAAGAGATGCTTATACTCTTTTTGATCAGATAGTTTCTTTTACTGATTCTAACATTAAATTAGATCAAATAAGATCCAAGATGGGCTTAACCAATGATGAATTTTTAGAAAAGTTGTCAGTTAGCATTCTTGGTGAAGATGTGAAAGAGTTAATTTGTGTTCTTGATTCTATTTTTTTATCTGGAGTGTCTTATGAGCAATTTCTTTTAGATTCAATCGAATTTTTTAGAGAGGCATTATTTTTAAAGATAGGTATTAAAAATTTTGAGTTTATTGGAATTAAATCTGAGGATTTGAGAAAGAAATTAATTGAGTTTGATTTGAACTATCTTGAAAGAATTATTGTTGTTTTGCTTGAAACTTACAGGGATTTGCAATTTTCGGTTAATCCAAGATATGAGCTTGAGATTAATTTTATTAAAATTTTAAGACTTAAAAGTTATGTTCCAAATCATGTTTTAATAAAGCAAATTCAAAATCTTGAAGACAATCTGTTAGAAAATATTGCTACAGATTCAAACAATTTTGATGTTTTATCAAATAATAAGAGCGAAGATGATTTGGCTTTTATTCCATCAAAATCTAGTTTAAAATGTGAATTTCCCGAAATCAAATCTTTAGAAAAAGAGGAGGCTGATCGTGATGAAAATTTATCAACAAAAATTGATAAAAATATTTTAGAGACCAATAGTATTGACGAGATTGATGAGATTTTTATTGAAGATGATAATGCGAGTAATTCAAATGATTTTATTGATATAAGAGATAAATTTATTTATATTGTTTCAAGATATGTTCAAACTTTAGTTCATTCGGGAGAGGTTGCTATTGATGACAATGTTCTTTATTATAAGGTGTTTAGTGAGTTTGAATATAATGAGCTTCAAAATTATAAAGGTGAGATAAGATCTGAATTTTACAAAGAATTCCCCAATTTAAGCATTGTGTTTCAGAAAAATTTTAAAAACCTTGAAAAGGATTTTGAAAAACTAGAAACTGTAAAAAATATTTTTGGAGCAAGTGAAGTTCTGGAGGGATAAAAATATGGCAGTAAATCCGTTAGATTTTTTGAAAAATATGTCTAGCGTTAAGAATAATATTGACAATATTAAAAAGGAAATTTCTAAAATTACGGTTTGTGGTAAAGCAGGTAGCAATATTGTTACTATTGAGATGGATGGCGAATTTAATGTTAAAAAAGTT
The window above is part of the Borreliella burgdorferi B31 genome. Proteins encoded here:
- a CDS encoding lipoprotein encodes the protein MKTRIIIFLSILSILSCSKSVSSKVNSEFEIKTKNIKENEILQNNNILHIDAKIPFMENANFEFENLIKKWKKDIENKISNPENSKNEYFYFSNFTIFKNENIGITSILYKESFREKESSTFLKYYSLNLKGNKKIEISEIISKDQLDSLINVLKEQLNSRIKDFYVKGKHSQKELEKKFTTIFPRYKYYFKNNQIIVFYNPFSNDCNGCDKIEFQFPIHENTENEYQPNKNLHSQS
- the dnaX gene encoding DNA polymerase III subunit gamma/tau yields the protein MASSRGTALKKRPRDFNSLEGQDFVVETLKHSIEKNKIANAYIFSGPRGVGKTSSARAFARCLNCRNGPTVMPCGECSNCKSIENDSSLDVVEIDGASNTSVQDIRQIKEEIMFPPAISKYRIYIIDEVHMLSNSAFNALLKTIEEPPNYIVFIFATTESHKLPETIKSRCQHFSFKLLSLDKIYNMLKKVCLEDDIKYEDEALKWIAYKSSGSVRDAYTLFDQIVSFTDSNIKLDQIRSKMGLTNDEFLEKLSVSILGEDVKELICVLDSIFLSGVSYEQFLLDSIEFFREALFLKIGIKNFEFIGIKSEDLRKKLIEFDLNYLERIIVVLLETYRDLQFSVNPRYELEINFIKILRLKSYVPNHVLIKQIQNLEDNLLENIATDSNNFDVLSNNKSEDDLAFIPSKSSLKCEFPEIKSLEKEEADRDENLSTKIDKNILETNSIDEIDEIFIEDDNASNSNDFIDIRDKFIYIVSRYVQTLVHSGEVAIDDNVLYYKVFSEFEYNELQNYKGEIRSEFYKEFPNLSIVFQKNFKNLEKDFEKLETVKNIFGASEVLEG
- the efbC gene encoding nucleoid-associated protein EbfC — its product is MAVNPLDFLKNMSSVKNNIDNIKKEISKITVCGKAGSNIVTIEMDGEFNVKKVSINKEFFDDLDNDAFEQMIKSALNDAVSKVKEEIKLKTMGVLPFGM